CCCGCCGACGGAGCGCATCGGTGTCGACCAGGACGGCCGCGCCGGCGGCCAGGGCCGTGGCCACCCGGTCGTTGGAGGGGTGGGCCGGGCGGGCCAGGTCGGCGCCGCGGTCGAGCAGGACGACGGTCACCTCCTCGCCCTTCTGGCTGAGGAGGGCGGACAGGTGCAGCGGCCAGCAGTCGCCGGCGGACAGCAGGACGGTGGTCCGCATGTCAGGCCTTCTCGATCAGCAGGCGGATGGCCGGTCGTCCGCCCGCGTCCTGTGCACGTTCGACGGCTACCAGGGCATGACCGGCGCGGTCGGCCCACCGTGCGAAGGAGGCGGGGGATCCGGGGCCCTCGGCGAGGACCTCGAGGATGTCACCGGCGCGCAGGTCGGTCATGGCACGCATCGCCTCGACGACACCGCTGTCGCGGGTCTGCCCACGGGCGTCGAGGGTCGCGGCGGGGGAGATCGTGGAGCGAGGGGCGCGGCCGCCGGTGGCTCGCATGCGCCAGACCCGGCCGTGGATGCCGCCGGAGGTCTCGGCCAGGTCGACCATGACGCCGGAGCCTTCGGTGGCGCCGGCGAGGAGGCCGCGTTCGAGGGCTTCGGCGAGGGCGGGGTCCAGTCGTTCGACGAGCGCGACCGCGGGAGACAGGCCGCTGACCTCTGCCCAGTCGCTGCCGGCACGGTCGACACGGGCATCGGGGGCGTAGGCGCGGATGGCACGGACCGCACGCTGGGCGGCATCGCTGGTGGCGCGCGACGTCGGCGGATCGCCGGGCAGCGCGCTGACCAGCCGGCGCCCTTCGTCGCGGGACGCCTCCAGCGCCCGAGCCACCAACGGCGGCCCCCCGGGCCGGTCCAGCAGGGTGACGAGCAGGCGAACCATCAACGCGGCGGCAGCGCCACCGGCTGGTTGGGCCGCGCCGTCGAGCACCGCGTGGTCGTCCTCGACCTCGGGACGGGCCCGGTAGACACGTGCAGGGCGGCCACCGCCCGGATGCTTGCGCTGCCCGACGGTCAGCAACCCCGCCTCGGCCAGCAGACCCAGGTGGGTGCGCGCGACGTTGGGGTGCAGGTCGAAGGTGTCGGCGACGTCACGGACGGTCAGGGCGCCGTCGACCTGGCGCAGGTGGTCGTAGATCCCTGCACGGGTGGAGGAGCCGAGGGCTCGGGTGACGCTGACCGTTCCGGACATGGCCCTGTTGTACCCACTCACCCCCACCCGTGGACAGTGGAAACCATGTTTACGTGCTCATCGCGCGTTGAGCAACGTTGGCAACTCCAACCGGGCGGTGACCACCAGGGCCGCGTCGCCGGCCTCGACTGTCGTCAGCGTCGTTCCCCCCGGGAGGGGCGGCAGCGACATCGACAGCGGGGTAGGCAGCAGG
The nucleotide sequence above comes from Euzebya pacifica. Encoded proteins:
- a CDS encoding sulfurtransferase TusA family protein, with the protein product MSGTVSVTRALGSSTRAGIYDHLRQVDGALTVRDVADTFDLHPNVARTHLGLLAEAGLLTVGQRKHPGGGRPARVYRARPEVEDDHAVLDGAAQPAGGAAAALMVRLLVTLLDRPGGPPLVARALEASRDEGRRLVSALPGDPPTSRATSDAAQRAVRAIRAYAPDARVDRAGSDWAEVSGLSPAVALVERLDPALAEALERGLLAGATEGSGVMVDLAETSGGIHGRVWRMRATGGRAPRSTISPAATLDARGQTRDSGVVEAMRAMTDLRAGDILEVLAEGPGSPASFARWADRAGHALVAVERAQDAGGRPAIRLLIEKA